From the genome of Brassica oleracea var. oleracea cultivar TO1000 chromosome C4, BOL, whole genome shotgun sequence:
ATTGCATGCATGAGAGGAAGGTGCGTATCATTTTTACAAATAAAATAATACGATCGTGTAATTTAAAATTTGAACAATGCATGGTCCAATTGTTTTTTTTTTGAGAAAAAGATTAAACCCGGATCTATTAAAGACACAGACCTAACCTCCGGATGGAGGTACAGTCCACGGATAGACTCTCTCCTGAGCATTCAAATGAGCCAAAAGCAATAGCCCATATCCGTGTGGCCAACGGAGTTCGAACCAGGGTTCGCCGTGTGGCCAGCGGGGTTGTCAAATTGTTGTGTTTTGTCTTTTTAATACAAACATGTTTTAAATATTAATATGTGATATTTTAAAGTTGTAGTATGACATTTCAGCTTATTATATGCGCTGCATTTATTTCTTTATATGACCACCCAATGGATGGTTATAGAATATTTGTCTCTTCGTCGTGATTGTGTCCCCATATGCTGGCAAAACTAGTATTTTTGCATAAAGAGGTGTCCTTAGCTAGAGCACAGCGGTTAGCTAATTCTGGTCAAGGCGTGAACCGTTTGATGATCAGATGTGCATTTCATGAAAGTCGATATCGTGCAACTATAGAATTGGGTTTTTAACATTTTTACCAAAAAAAAACTATAGAATTGGACACACATTAGATATCTGAATATTCATAAGCAAACATTAGAAGCTAGCTTCGTGGCCAAAACATTGGACTGTACAATATTATAAAAACATATTGAAATTATTGAGGAAGTTTTTCAAGTTTTTTATGCTGAGCAGACATTTATTACAAATAATTTAAATACCAAAAGATTTATAAAAATCAGAAAATGATACACAATTAGTGAATTTGATAGAAAATCTGAGACATCATAATAATTTACAACACTACAAAATTTCAGTGAGATATTTCAAACTTGCTGAAAGAGTTTATCAGATGAATTGATCCACGTTTGTTTTAGGAATGGATTAAAACTTCATTAAGATAATTTTTATAATAACTTAAACAATTTAGTAACCATTCAAGTTGAATGATCAGGATAACCATCTATGTTTACATATAACTAAAAATATATATGGATTTAGTATTACAAAAGAGTTGGGAGCTTAGTTTATGATAAAAACTTAATTTGAATCCAAAACAAACTTTGATCGATCTCTTGGTGATCATAGTTTTCTGTTGCAATCAAACATTTCATCTAGTATTCAAATTTTAATATCCCATTTATCGAACCATCTACACTTAGAATGTTCTTTATTTTAGTCTATTAGACTATTAGCAAATTAAACACAAGTGAAAGTCTGAAACCAAACCAAAAATCTAACTAAACGAACTAAATATATGACTTTGACTAGAGTTTGTTTAACTAATCAGATCTTAGGGATAAAGAGATAACTAATCAGTGAATCTGAAACCTAATAGAAATGTAGTGTACGAATGAAGTCATAAACGGGCCTTTAGCCAACGGGTCTGGTGTGACGCATGCATAAAGAGCTTAACACACACGAAAACTGATTAAATGGGCTTCAGGCTATGTAATATAACAGATGGATTTAAGTCCAGTAATTAGTATCTGTTAGAGTCCAATTTGCTGCGAAGGAATATTCTATCACGTGGCACAATAGCGTTGACGGTCAAAGCAAACGGAATCCGTATCACACGCTGTCACGTTCAAACGCCACGACACAATAAACCAATCAACATTTCTAACGGGTTTCAGACTTTAAGGAAACAAAATCGCTGGACACGTCACGCGTTAATTAACATATCAGTATGATCGCATGCAGGAGGGACCGCGTACGCGTGAGAAAGTATAATCATTTATACCGTTGGATGAAAAAGTGCGATCCATCTAACGGTAATCTTGTGCAATTAGTGAAAAAATAAAAGATCCAACTAACTTTTTTATAATAATAATATTGGAAAGTGGCCGAGCACAAACATGCATGTGCATGCCTGCCTGTAACTTGCAGCCTTCATGTGGGGATCTATAGTGCGACAATCCATCATCAAAATAACTCATAATATGCACTTTCTTATATTATGCTCCAACATTAACTCACTAGAAGTAATACTATTAGCGGTAATAAAACATACTCCCTCCGTTTCAATATAGATGATGTTTTAGAAAGTTTGTTTTGTTTCAATTTACATGAAATTTTGAGATTTTAAGGAAGTTTTGAGATTTTAAAGTTAACTTTAACTTTATTGCAAACTGTTCAACCAATTAGATTTTACAGTCTTTTTTTATAATTGGCTAACTGATTTTAAAATTATATCTTTAAAATATTTTTCTAGAGAAATGTAATTTTCTTAATCTTTGTGTACTATTACAAAACATCAAGTATTATGAAACGGAGGGACAATCCAGATGTTTTAGATTATTATAATATAGAAAAAATAAAACATTAAATTGCATGTATTTCCACAATAACCGTTAATACTTAATACTAGTACTGAATTTGGCGGCTCTGATCATTCGAATAACAAAAAAAAAAGAGTACTAAGAGACTTTATAGTATTATACAAAAAGATAAAGCTAATTTAAAAAAGTGGTAGGAATTGTAGTGTCTGAGAAGGGCTGGGATGATTTGAGGAGGACAACCTGCCTTGGTTATGTTCTGTGCGGTTAAAACTCCTAAGAACTATAATTAGAGAAAAAAGACCAAAATAGCACTAAATCAAATTTTTGTTCCCAAACTAGCACTCAAGGCCAAAAGTCACAAAAATAGCATTCAAGGGGTGGGGTTTAGGGTTTAGAGTTTAGGGTTTAGGGTTTAGAGTTGAGAAGTGAGGTTTTGGGGATAAGATTTCAAATTTTGAAAAATAAAAAAATTTAAATTTTTGAAAAGATAAAATGCTATTTTGGTCATTTTAGTTTTTGAATGCTATTTTTGTGATATAAACTTAGAAATATGCTATTTTGGAGATTTGCCCCTATAATTATCTTATTGTTTTTGATAAGTGATTCATTTTAACACATTGAAAAACCTAATTAAGTACTCCCTCCGTTTCATTTTACTTGTCGTTATAGAAGATTAATAAAACATTTAAGTTTATCTATTTACTAGATAAAAACATCATTACCAATACACCTAACCAGATTTCAACCAATAGAAAAATATATTAGAATAAAAAGTTAATAAATTTTGCATTGAAATCATAAAACGACACTAATCTTGAAACGAAAATTTTGCTCTAAAACGACATCTAATTTGAAACGGAGGAAGTATCATATATGGATGAATTTCAGTGATGTAATAATTTTCTTTTCTAATTTTGCAATCAAACGTATACAAAATACAATGGCGAATTAACTTTCATGAAGTACTCAAAATTGTATGTTTTATGTTGATTTTGTTTTACCGATTTAATTGTTTTTTCTTTTTTGAACTTAAACCGATTTAATTGTTTGAATGAATTGTTGGCAAAGCAGCCGGAAAATCTTAAAATGGAAGAAAATAGATTATTTAGAAGGTTGTGCCCGAAAGTGAAGACCCACAACAACAACAAAAAATCATCCATATACAATACAGATATATGTAATATAGTATCTATAATAAAAAGCATTTATTTTATTTATAAGAATATGAAGATTTCAAGAGAGGGAGGTTGAAGACAGCGAAGCAGATGTTTTGTGCAGCGGACCCAATATATATACAGCGAAAAAGCTTTTCTAATCAACTTGCTTCTCTCTTTAGCCATTGACGTGGGTTCCCACTAGCAGCTTTCTTGTCTGCTCCATCTCCATTGGCTCTCTCTCTCTCTTACTCTTTTCTTTTGTTCCTTCAATCAACACAAACATAGGTTTCTACTCTTCTTCTATGGTCTCACTCTTCTCGTACAAAGAGTTTAGTTTTTTTTTTTAATTTGTTGGAAGGGGAAAAGTTACAGTTTTCTTTTCCTTTTGTAAATCGCATATAGATTTTTAAAAAGGGTAAAAACTAAAAACTTAAGTTTTGATTCTGGGGGAAATAATTAATCAGATGGCTCAGCAGAGACAGTTTCAGATGGAAGGTGGTAATAACGATACGAAGCTGACGAAAATCTTCGTTGGAGGATTAGCATGGGAGACGCAGAAAGATACAATGAGACGTTACTTCGAACAGTTTGGTGAAATAGTAGAAGCTGTCGTCATCACCGATAAGAACACTGGCAGATCCAAAGGCTATGGCTTTGTATGTTCTTCTTCTTCTTGACATAAGTTTTATATAAAAACGAGTTTGCTATTATTTTCTTTCCTAAATGTTTTTTTTTTATTTGTTTGATCAGGTGACGTTTATGGAAGCGGAAGCAGCTATGAGAGCCTGTCAGAATATGAATCCTGTGATTGATGGAAGAAGAGCTAATTGCAATCTTGCTTTTCTTGGTGCTCACAAACCTCGTCCTCCTACTTCTCCTAGACATGGTTTTGTTTCTCTCTCTCTCTAGAATGTAATGGTACATCTAGTTAACTAGCTTTTAGGGTTATACAGAAAATATCATATTTAGATCTTTTTTGTTACTTGATTAACACGCGAAAGAGGAAACTTGATATGTAGGAACAGGGAGATTTAGGTCACCAGGAGGAGCAGGATTAGTGGCTCCTTCTCCTCAGTTTCGAGGCTCTTCTTCTTCCTCTGCTTTGGCTCATCATCATCAACAACAACAACACGTTGGTCAATTCCCATTTCCTTACTCTTCTTACGGGTAAGTATAATTAATCATCTCATCAACAACAACCCATCTTGTTTATGTGTGTGTGTGTTTATATTCTTGTTTGTGTTTTCTTTTCTTCAGATTTTCTGGTTATTCTCAACAGGGAATGTACCCAATGGTTAGTTAAATTTCATTCATCTTTCAATATAGATTTTATTTTTCAGTTTCACTGAATGTTGATGTTCTTATGTTGCAGAATTACTACAACAATCATCTCTATGGAGGACAACAGTATTCTCCATATATGGGACCTCCATCTTCGGGATCAACAGGAATGTTCCATGGCTACTATCCTTATTATCCTCAGTACAATCCAGCACAAAGTAGCAATCAAGCTCAAGCTCAAACACATCATCATGGTTTCAGCTTTCAATACACTGCTACTACTCCTCCTCCTCTTTTGCAATACCCTTACTTGCCTCATCAGCAATTCAGTTCCCAGCCTCCTCCACCACCAATCCTCTCCCTCCCAACCTCTTTGGCTCTATCATTAGCATCTTCAGCTTCATCTTCTTCCTCTTTGTCAACCTCCACTTCAGGTTTGACTTCACAACTCAAATATTGATTGAAACCATTGTTTTGGATTCATATTTTTTACTGTTTGTTTTGTATTAGCTGCAACAACTGCAACAAAAGCAGTTGTTATAATTACTACAACAGCAGAAGCTGAAGCTAGCAACAAAGATGGTCATGAAGTAATTACATCATCATCCATCAAGATAGAGGATTGATTTAGTACTACAATAGCAGAGCAAAGGGACTACTT
Proteins encoded in this window:
- the LOC106337405 gene encoding probable RNA-binding protein ARP1 isoform X1, with product MAQQRQFQMEGGNNDTKLTKIFVGGLAWETQKDTMRRYFEQFGEIVEAVVITDKNTGRSKGYGFVTFMEAEAAMRACQNMNPVIDGRRANCNLAFLGAHKPRPPTSPRHGTGRFRSPGGAGLVAPSPQFRGSSSSSALAHHHQQQQHVGQFPFPYSSYGFSGYSQQGMYPMNYYNNHLYGGQQYSPYMGPPSSGSTGMFHGYYPYYPQYNPAQSSNQAQAQTHHHGFSFQYTATTPPPLLQYPYLPHQQFSSQPPPPPILSLPTSLALSLASSASSSSSLSTSTSAATTATKAVVIITTTAEAEASNKDGHEVITSSSIKIED
- the LOC106337405 gene encoding probable RNA-binding protein ARP1 isoform X2, translating into MAQQRQFQMEGGNNDTKLTKIFVGGLAWETQKDTMRRYFEQFGEIVEAVVITDKNTGRSKGYGFVTFMEAEAAMRACQNMNPVIDGRRANCNLAFLGAHKPRPPTSPRHGRFRSPGGAGLVAPSPQFRGSSSSSALAHHHQQQQHVGQFPFPYSSYGFSGYSQQGMYPMNYYNNHLYGGQQYSPYMGPPSSGSTGMFHGYYPYYPQYNPAQSSNQAQAQTHHHGFSFQYTATTPPPLLQYPYLPHQQFSSQPPPPPILSLPTSLALSLASSASSSSSLSTSTSAATTATKAVVIITTTAEAEASNKDGHEVITSSSIKIED